One window of the Dreissena polymorpha isolate Duluth1 chromosome 5, UMN_Dpol_1.0, whole genome shotgun sequence genome contains the following:
- the LOC127832682 gene encoding uncharacterized protein DDB_G0281497-like isoform X1, which translates to MADSDLFALLEIMLRTFAHVPMAPRMKPGGYPEEIFFTLSEEEKESLECSICYQILKDARQCENKHKFCHSCIYVWSTSGSPVNHSRCPVCRVEGLYMRNEQINAKISELLVKCHLKTCKWKGPLKRYEEHQHNTYPTHSLSSLASTSDDYTSGPDLPNIRSSGESRPGSSARERARIGVPQVSSQTTESASTAVAAASSTSRVNHSPRRKLRSNRNTNNSSNNNRSGSVNQRTTNSLGPDSSTPNARARSQSRVGSSQRRSQAPGTSGTAPTNGRLTTRARIRNGVPESNTNIDSPRALSQSIRETSLRSSAVPDENSDPNVQTTTQPLRSPHPPSTPRGGILRQTTNRRLPALPDLVSIDTNTESSVPVTSSTDNNNNFNQSTMLSETPRGIDRRGYVPDYVPDYVRRANQTRSFGTIRERLNESRQRLDSLMTTFSSELNRGREDLTSFQVERERRRQEQMSEVRDLGRRLTQVANELRGLLTQRREIRAQIDTLADVASDDMD; encoded by the exons ATGGCGGACTCGGATCTGTTCGCGCTTCTGGAGATCATGCTGCGGACGTTCGCGCACGTGCCCATGGCCCCCAGGATGAAGCCCGGGGGTTACCCGGAGGAGATCTTTTTCACCCTCTCGGAGGAGGAGAAGGAGAGTCTGGAGTGCAGCATATG TTACCAAATTCTGAAAGACGCCCGCCAGTGCGAGAACAAACACAAGTTCTGTCACTCCTGCATTTACGTATGGTCAACATCCGGGAGCCCCGTGAACCACAGCCGCTGCCCCGTCTGCCGCGTGGAAGGCCTGTACATGAGAAACGAGCAGATCAACGCGAAAATCAGCGAGTTGCTGGTGAAGTGTCATCTAAAGACGTGTAAATGGAAGGGACCTTTGAAAAGATACGAGGAGCACCAACACAACACGTACCCGACGCACTCGCTCTCCTCCCTGGCGTCCACATCTGACGATTATACAAGCGGACCTGACCTGCCCAACATAAGATCTTCTGGCGAGTCTCGACCAGGATCTAGTGCGCGCGAACGCGCCAGGATCGGTGTGCCTCAGGTTAGTTCACAGACAACAGAATCCGCCTCAACagctgttgctgctgcttctaGCACCTCCCGCGTAAATCACTCACCGCGTCGAAAATTGCGATCAAACAGAAACACAAACAATTCTTCAAACAACAACAGATCCGGTTCAGTTAATCAACGAACCACGAACTCTCTGGGACCGGATAGCTCAACTCCTAATGCCCGCGCACGCAGTCAGTCTAGGGTCGGGTCATCCCAACGACGATCTCAGGCACCGGGAACTTCTGGCACTGCGCCTACAAACGGTCGTCTGACAACACGAGCACGAATAAGAAACGGTGTTCCGGAGTCAAACACTAATATAGACTCTCCAAGAGCGCTTAGTCAATCAATCCGCGAAACGTCGTTGCGAAGTAGCGCAGTCCCAGACGAGAACAGCGATCCGAATGTGCAGACGACAACACAACCACTACGTTCACCTCATCCGCCTTCTACTCCGCGTGGAGGGATTTTACGGCAGACGACAAACAGACGTCTTCCAGCGCTGCCCGATCTCGTAAGCATAGACACCAATACGGAATCGTCTGTACCAGTCACCAGTAGTACggacaacaacaataattttaaCCAATCCACAATGCTCTCAGAAACGCCACGGGGTATTGACAGGAGAGGTTACGTTCCTGACTACGTTCCTGATTACGTAAGACGCGCCAACCAGACGCGCTCTTTTGGAACAATACGCGAACGCTTGAACGAAAGCAGGCAAAGACTGGATTCTCTTATGACCACGTTCTCTTCGGAACTCAACAGAGGGCGCGAGGACCTGACCTCGTTCCAGGTGGAGCGGGAACGCCGACGACAAGAGCAGATGTCAGAGGTTCGAGACCTGGGCAGACGACTTACTCAGGTTGCGAACGAACTGCGCGGTCTGCTCACGCAACGACGCGAGATTCGCGCGCAAATAGACACGCTTGCGGATGTTGCTTCGGACGATATGGATTAA
- the LOC127831564 gene encoding uncharacterized protein LOC127831564, whose translation MTTRLVQRTLTGEVAVVKCGKCDKICKNLRGLWIHQARTDCGKSDTQTQRSGGTPGETLEDPSREEFHRTRNLYASENLVSNTQGRQQEEDDRDPLLDLLPPLEDDTPAHAEPAPQVQTAPGDDEKRRPRIAWPKTTDRRAWQELDRDVSAILETTLQGPADRKIRAMTGLIYTVSKERFGLVEKKPEKPAPIISRRQRLIKQTRKELTSVKRQYRKAKEEEKVGLQQLRSILREKLSTLNKAEQTRQRKRKREKQRARFIQNPYQFSKDILDNERSGTLESSMEDIEQHLRNVHSDPSREVPLGDCSRLEPEDPPETPLDTKEPSLSEVKHVVKKARTGSAPGPNGIPYRVYKMCPGILRKLWTLLRVIWRKGKIPDCWKRAEGIFAPKEKDSKDIGQFRTISLLNVEGKIFFAVLAKRLTTFLTDNNYVDTSIQKGGVPGFSGCVEHTSVLSQVIREARVNHDDLIVVWLDLDNAYGSIPHKLIEKALEQYHVPEHVCNLVKDYYRGIKLRFAVGDKTTAWQSLEKGIVTGCTISVVLFVMGINLIINAAKRETRGPKAASGIYLPPVKGFMDDLTLTAKTHIQARWMLSALEEAATWSRMRFKPRKSRALVIRKGQPTKKFNLTVQGEDIPSIMDSPIKCLGKWYDATLQDGNNIKRIKNQLTEGLKQIDKSGLPGKLKAWLFQNGLLPRLMWPLMLYEVATTVVEGLERTISRHLRKWLGVPPSFSNIGLFGRSNQLQLPLSSLVEEYKVAKARLVMTLKDSRDDMVRRAGVETRTGRKWSASQAVAQAESRLRHKDIVGTTAVGTQGLGSAETRSWKKADSRTRREMVQAEVRLAVEEDRGIRAVAMGCQGAWTKWQTTGKKMTWADIWRSEPLRISFLLRSVYDLLPSPANLHRWGKRDDPTCPLCGKIGTLEHTLSSCQTALTQGRYRWRHDKVLQELADIVERERRKKRTVKETRKMQFVKEGETIKKQQAQAASILDRAQSWEMAVDLKRRLVFPSVVQTTQRPDMVIWSAKDKCLVMVELTVPWESRCDEAMERKTAKYADLQRECKEKGWHTWLFPVEVGVRGFPSKSLWRLFNALGLTGRDRKRAVNRLGDAAERASRWLWLRREERSWQPSTDT comes from the coding sequence ATGACGACTAGGCTTGTACAACGGACATTGACCGGAGAAGTAGCAGTAGTGAAGTGTGGCAAATGTGACAAGATCTGCAAGAATCTAAGGGGACTGTGGATACATCAAGCCAGGACTGATTGTGGGAAATCAGACACCCAGACGCAACGCTCAGGTGGTACACCTGGTGAGACGTTGGAGGATCCAAGTCGGGAAGAATTCCATAGAACTAGGAACCTCTACGCTTCTGAGAATCTGGTTTCAAACACCCAGGGCAGGCAGCAGGAAGAGGACGACCGTGACCCTCTTCTTGATCTGCTTCCCCCACTGGAGGATGACACTCCAGCACATGCAGAACCAGCACCACAAGTACAAACAGCTCCGGGAGATGATGAGAAGAGGCGCCCGCGAATAGCATGGCCCAAGACGACAGACCGGCGAGCGTGGCAGGAGCTAGATCGAGACGTCTCCGCTATACTGGAAACAACCCTCCAGGGTCCAGCTGACCGAAAGATAAGAGCAATGACGGGCCTCATCTATACTGTAAGCAAAGAGAGGTTTGGATTGGTTGAGAAGAAGCCAGAGAAGCCAGCCCCAATCATCAGCAGAAGACAGAGGCTAATCAAACAGACCAGAAAGGAGCTTACAAGTGTAAAGAGGCAGTATAGAAAAGCCAAGGAAGAAGAGAAAGTAGGACTCCAACAGTTACGAAGCATTTTACGAGAGAAACTGAGCACTCTCAACAAGGCTGAGCAAACAAGACAGAGGAAAAGGAAGAGGGAGAAACAGAGAGCTAGATTCATCCAGAATCCATACCAGTTCTCCAAAGACATCCTTGACAACGAACGATCAGGAACATTAGAGAGCAGTATGGAGGACATAGAACAGCACTTACGCAATGTCCACAGTGATCCTTCACGGGAGGTTCCACTGGGTGACTGTTCAAGGCTAGAACCAGAAGACCCACCAGAAACTCCTTTGGACACAAAGGAGCCATCATTGTCTGAGGTAAAGCACGTAGTGAAGAAAGCGAGGACAGGCTCAGCCCCAGGCCCGAATGGCATTCCTTATCGTGTCTATAAGATGTGCCCTGGCATTCTTCGGAAACTATGGACCCTACTTAGAGTTATTTGGAGAAAGGGCAAAATCCCGGATTGCTGGAAGAGAGCGGAGGGAATATTCGCCCCAAAGGAGAAGGACTCGAAGGATATTGGTCAGTTCCGGACCATTTCTCTGCTCAACGTAGAGGGGAAGATATTCTTTGCAGTCCTAGCCAAGCGACTGACAACGTTCCTTACTGACAACAACTACGTTGATACGTCAATTCAGAAGGGTGGAGTTCCAGGATTTTCAGGCTGCGTCGAGCATACCAGTGTTCTCAGCCAAGTGATCAGGGAGGCACGAGTGAACCATGATGACCTGATTGTAGTGTGGCTAGACCTTGACAACGCTTATGGATCAATACCCCACAAGTTGATTGAGAAGGCACTTGAGCAGTATCATGTACCAGAACACGTTTGTAACCTGGTAAAAGACTACTACAGAGGCATTAAGCTACGCTTTGCTGTGGGAGACAAGACAACAGCATGGCAAAGCTTGGAGAAAGGCATTGTCACAGGATGCACAATCTCTGTGGTCCTGTTTGTGATGGGTATAAACCTCATCATCAATGCGGCGAAGAGAGAGACACGTGGTCCAAAAGCAGCATCAGGAATCTACTTACCTCCAGTTAAGGGATTCATGGATGACCTCACTCTGACAGCAAAGACCCACATCCAAGCAAGGTGGATGCTTTCGGCCCTAGAAGAGGCAGCAACTTGGTCCAGAATGAGGTTCAAACCCAGAAAGTCCAGAGCACTTGTTATCAGGAAAGGCCAACCAACCAAGAAATTCAATCTGACAGTGCAAGGTGAGGACATACCATCGATAATGGACAGCCCCATTAAATGCCTTGGGAAGTGGTATGATGCTACACTCCAAGATGGGAACAACATCAAGCGCATCAAGAACCAGCTCACTGAAGGGCTGAAGCAAATTGACAAAAGCGGACTACCTGGCAAATTGAAGGCCTGGTTATTCCAGAATGGACTTCTCCCACGACTGATGTGGCCACTGATGCTTTATGAGGTGGCAACAACAGTGGTGGAAGGACTGGAGAGAACCATTAGTAGGCATTTGCGAAAGTGGCTTGGCGTACCACCCAGCTTCAGCAACATTGGACTCTTTGGACGATCAAATCAACTACAGCTCCCATTGAGTTCGTTAGTGGAGGAGTACAAGGTGGCAAAGGCCAGACTTGTCATGACGCTGAAGGATTCAAGGGATGACATGGTCCGAAGAGCAGGTGTTGAGACCAGGACGGGAAGAAAGTGGTCCGCTAGCCAGGCTGTAGCGCAAGCCGAGAGCCGCCTGCGACACAAAGACATTGTGGGAACAACGGCAGTGGGAACACAAGGTCTGGGCTCTGCGGAGACGAGGAGTTGGAAGAAGGCGGACAGTAGGACAAGGAGGGAGATGGTCCAGGCAGAGGTACGTCTGGCCGTAGAAGAAGATCGAGGCATAAGGGCAGTGGCAATGGGGTGCCAGGGTGCTTGGACAAAGTGGCAGACTACAGGAAAGAAGATGACATGGGCGGATATCTGGCGTAGCGAACCTCTGCGCATCAGTTTCCTGCTCAGGTCAGTCTACGACCTGCTACCTTCACCAGCAAACCTGCACAGATGGGGAAAACGTGACGACCCAACCTGCCCACTTTGCGGAAAGATAGGCACGCTAGAACATACACTATCATCTTGCCAGACAGCCCTTACACAAGGAAGatacaggtggagacacgacaaGGTCCTCCAAGAACTGGCAGACATAGTGGAAAGGGAGAGGCGAAAGAAGAGGACTGTGAAAGAGACCAGAAAGATGCAGTTTGTAAAGGAAGGGGAAACCATCAAGAAGCAGCAGGCGCAAGCAGCATCGATCCTAGATCGTGCGCAGTCATGGGAGATGGCTGTTGACCTGAAACGCAGGCTGGTTTTCCCAAGTGTAGTCCAGACAACACAACGCCCCGACATGGTGATCTGGTCGGCAAAGGACAAGTGTCTGGTGATGGTTGAACTCACAGTTCCTTGGGAGTCGCGCTGTGATGAGGCGATGGAGagaaaaacagcaaaatatgctgATCTGCAGAGGGAATGCAAGGAGAAGGGGTGGCACACGTGGCTATTCCCAGTGGAGGTCGGCGTCCGAGGCTTTCCGTCAAAGTCTCTCTGGAGACTTTTCAATGCACTTGGCCTGACAGGAAGAGACAGAAAGCGAGCGGTCAACAGACTTGGGGATGCAGCGGAGAGAGCATCGAGATGGCTTTGGCTGAGGAGAGAAGAGAGGAGCTGGCAGCCGTCTACTGACACGTAG
- the LOC127832682 gene encoding dual specificity protein kinase shkD-like isoform X2, with translation MRNEQINAKISELLVKCHLKTCKWKGPLKRYEEHQHNTYPTHSLSSLASTSDDYTSGPDLPNIRSSGESRPGSSARERARIGVPQVSSQTTESASTAVAAASSTSRVNHSPRRKLRSNRNTNNSSNNNRSGSVNQRTTNSLGPDSSTPNARARSQSRVGSSQRRSQAPGTSGTAPTNGRLTTRARIRNGVPESNTNIDSPRALSQSIRETSLRSSAVPDENSDPNVQTTTQPLRSPHPPSTPRGGILRQTTNRRLPALPDLVSIDTNTESSVPVTSSTDNNNNFNQSTMLSETPRGIDRRGYVPDYVPDYVRRANQTRSFGTIRERLNESRQRLDSLMTTFSSELNRGREDLTSFQVERERRRQEQMSEVRDLGRRLTQVANELRGLLTQRREIRAQIDTLADVASDDMD, from the coding sequence ATGAGAAACGAGCAGATCAACGCGAAAATCAGCGAGTTGCTGGTGAAGTGTCATCTAAAGACGTGTAAATGGAAGGGACCTTTGAAAAGATACGAGGAGCACCAACACAACACGTACCCGACGCACTCGCTCTCCTCCCTGGCGTCCACATCTGACGATTATACAAGCGGACCTGACCTGCCCAACATAAGATCTTCTGGCGAGTCTCGACCAGGATCTAGTGCGCGCGAACGCGCCAGGATCGGTGTGCCTCAGGTTAGTTCACAGACAACAGAATCCGCCTCAACagctgttgctgctgcttctaGCACCTCCCGCGTAAATCACTCACCGCGTCGAAAATTGCGATCAAACAGAAACACAAACAATTCTTCAAACAACAACAGATCCGGTTCAGTTAATCAACGAACCACGAACTCTCTGGGACCGGATAGCTCAACTCCTAATGCCCGCGCACGCAGTCAGTCTAGGGTCGGGTCATCCCAACGACGATCTCAGGCACCGGGAACTTCTGGCACTGCGCCTACAAACGGTCGTCTGACAACACGAGCACGAATAAGAAACGGTGTTCCGGAGTCAAACACTAATATAGACTCTCCAAGAGCGCTTAGTCAATCAATCCGCGAAACGTCGTTGCGAAGTAGCGCAGTCCCAGACGAGAACAGCGATCCGAATGTGCAGACGACAACACAACCACTACGTTCACCTCATCCGCCTTCTACTCCGCGTGGAGGGATTTTACGGCAGACGACAAACAGACGTCTTCCAGCGCTGCCCGATCTCGTAAGCATAGACACCAATACGGAATCGTCTGTACCAGTCACCAGTAGTACggacaacaacaataattttaaCCAATCCACAATGCTCTCAGAAACGCCACGGGGTATTGACAGGAGAGGTTACGTTCCTGACTACGTTCCTGATTACGTAAGACGCGCCAACCAGACGCGCTCTTTTGGAACAATACGCGAACGCTTGAACGAAAGCAGGCAAAGACTGGATTCTCTTATGACCACGTTCTCTTCGGAACTCAACAGAGGGCGCGAGGACCTGACCTCGTTCCAGGTGGAGCGGGAACGCCGACGACAAGAGCAGATGTCAGAGGTTCGAGACCTGGGCAGACGACTTACTCAGGTTGCGAACGAACTGCGCGGTCTGCTCACGCAACGACGCGAGATTCGCGCGCAAATAGACACGCTTGCGGATGTTGCTTCGGACGATATGGATTAA
- the LOC127832689 gene encoding uncharacterized protein LOC127832689 isoform X2 — protein sequence MGVRRCIQLRSLVTMVTMCLPFPLSLAKTVYTDRYGDCFHGGPIEVEEEYTIVSRGGDAYDTLNCEMTFKTQTNNRMCLSFKEVEIKRCDLSLNVYASDSSKGAPLSSVNCHSRDDPDLPQTVCSSSNYLTVKMRKQELSRDGYWFKLELKIHSKSDYFAEGADVYVVGFSTVVGVIVGVIALVLIAAIVIVYCCCKHRELTISRKKSRTSCRTGLTDVPILEPSAPPIRDEPPAYHDIPPPYSASEGGSSPSAPVLPAPQGSNEYNMMPYPTSHIETECSAEINLKTDIH from the exons TGTACACAGATCGCTATGGTGACTGTTTCCATGGGGGACCAATAGAGGTGGAGGAGGAATATACCATTGTGTCCCGAGGCGGGGATGCTTATGACACTCTTAACTGTGAAATGACCTTCAAAACACAGACAAATAATAGAATGTGCCTGAGTTTTAAGGAGGTGGAGATAAAACGATGTGATTTAAGTCTCAACGTATACGCTTCAGATTCGTCAAAAGGAGCACCTTTG AGTTCGGTGAACTGCCATTCTCGTGATGACCCCGACCTTCCCCAGACGGTCTGTAGCTCGTCCAACTACCTCACAGTGAAGATGCGCAAGCAAGAGCTCTCGCGGGATGGATACTGGTTCAAACTGGAGCTCAAGATCCACTCTAAAA GTGATTATTTTGCAGAAGGTGCGGACGTCTATGTCGTGGGTTTTTCCACAGTAGTTGGAGTCATAGtgggagttattgcccttgttcTCATTGCCGCCATTGTCATTGTGTACTGCTGCTGCAAGCACAGGGAGCTCacaatttcaagaaaaaaatcgCGCACATCATGCAGGACTGGACTGACAGATGTCCCAATTTTAGAGCCTTCAG CTCCCCCAATACGCGACGAACCCCCGGCCTACCATGACATTCCTCCACCCTACAGTGCCAGTGAGGGAGGGTCCTCCCCCAGCGCCCCTGTGTTGCCAGCGCCCCAGGGTAGTAATGAGTATAACATGATGCCATATCCAACATCACACATTGAAACAGAGTGCAGCGCTGAAATAAATTTAAAG ACTGATATTCACTGA
- the LOC127832689 gene encoding uncharacterized protein LOC127832689 isoform X1 — protein sequence MGVRRCIQLRSLVTMVTMCLPFPLSLAKTVYTDRYGDCFHGGPIEVEEEYTIVSRGGDAYDTLNCEMTFKTQTNNRMCLSFKEVEIKRCDLSLNVYASDSSKGAPLSSVNCHSRDDPDLPQTVCSSSNYLTVKMRKQELSRDGYWFKLELKIHSKSDYFAEGADVYVVGFSTVVGVIVGVIALVLIAAIVIVYCCCKHRELTISRKKSRTSCRTGLTDVPILEPSAPPIRDEPPAYHDIPPPYSASEGGSSPSAPVLPAPQGSNEYNMMPYPTSHIETECSAEINLKVQTDIH from the exons TGTACACAGATCGCTATGGTGACTGTTTCCATGGGGGACCAATAGAGGTGGAGGAGGAATATACCATTGTGTCCCGAGGCGGGGATGCTTATGACACTCTTAACTGTGAAATGACCTTCAAAACACAGACAAATAATAGAATGTGCCTGAGTTTTAAGGAGGTGGAGATAAAACGATGTGATTTAAGTCTCAACGTATACGCTTCAGATTCGTCAAAAGGAGCACCTTTG AGTTCGGTGAACTGCCATTCTCGTGATGACCCCGACCTTCCCCAGACGGTCTGTAGCTCGTCCAACTACCTCACAGTGAAGATGCGCAAGCAAGAGCTCTCGCGGGATGGATACTGGTTCAAACTGGAGCTCAAGATCCACTCTAAAA GTGATTATTTTGCAGAAGGTGCGGACGTCTATGTCGTGGGTTTTTCCACAGTAGTTGGAGTCATAGtgggagttattgcccttgttcTCATTGCCGCCATTGTCATTGTGTACTGCTGCTGCAAGCACAGGGAGCTCacaatttcaagaaaaaaatcgCGCACATCATGCAGGACTGGACTGACAGATGTCCCAATTTTAGAGCCTTCAG CTCCCCCAATACGCGACGAACCCCCGGCCTACCATGACATTCCTCCACCCTACAGTGCCAGTGAGGGAGGGTCCTCCCCCAGCGCCCCTGTGTTGCCAGCGCCCCAGGGTAGTAATGAGTATAACATGATGCCATATCCAACATCACACATTGAAACAGAGTGCAGCGCTGAAATAAATTTAAAGGTACAG ACTGATATTCACTGA
- the LOC127831565 gene encoding uncharacterized protein LOC127831565 translates to MEKLCDLFEKVLAKRLTTFLTDNNYVDTSIQKGGVPGFSGCVEHTSVLSQVIREARVNHDDLTVVWLDLDNAYGSIPHKLIEKALEQYHVPEHVCNLVKDYYRGIKLRFAVGDKTTAWQSLEKGIVTGCTISVVLFVMGINLIINAAKRETRGPKAASGIYLPPVKGFMDDLTLTAKTHIQARWMLSALEEAATWSRMRFKPRKSRALVIRKGQPTKKFNLTVQGEDMPSIMDSPIKCLGKWYDATLQDGNNIKRIKNQLTEGLKQIDKSGLPGKFKAWLFQNGLLTRLMWPLMLYEVATTVVEGLERTISRHLRKWLGVPPSFSNIGLFGRSNQLQLPLSSLVEEYKVAKARLVMTLKDSRDDMVRRAGVETRTGRKWSASQAVAQAESRLRHKDIVGTTAVGTQGLGSAETRSWKKADSRTRREMVQAEVRLAEEEDRGIRAVAMGCQGAWTKWQTTGKKMTWADIWRSEPLRISFLLRSVYDLLPSPANLHRWGKRDDPTCPLCGKIGTLEHTLSSCQTALTQGRYKWRHDKVLQELADMVERERRKKRTVKETRKMQFVKEGETIKKQQAQAASILDRAQSWEMAVDLKRRLVFPSVVQTTQRPDMVIWSAKDKCLVMVELTVPWESRCDEAMERKTAKYADLQRECKEKGWHTWLFPVEVGVRGFPSKSLWRLFNALGLTGRDRKRAVNRLGDAAERASRWLWLRREERSWQPSTDT, encoded by the exons ATGGAAAAACTATGTGATTTGTTTGAAAAGG TCCTAGCCAAGCGACTGACAACGTTCCTTACTGACAACAACTACGTTGATACGTCAATTCAGAAGGGTGGAGTTCCAGGATTTTCAGGCTGCGTCGAGCATACCAGTGTTCTCAGCCAAGTGATCAGGGAGGCACGAGTGAACCATGATGACCTGACTGTAGTGTGGCTAGACCTTGACAACGCTTATGGATCAATACCCCACAAGTTGATTGAGAAGGCACTTGAGCAGTATCATGTACCAGAACACGTTTGTAACCTGGTAAAAGACTACTACAGAGGCATTAAGCTACGCTTTGCTGTGGGAGACAAGACAACAGCATGGCAAAGCTTGGAGAAAGGCATTGTCACAGGATGCACAATCTCTGTGGTCCTGTTTGTGATGGGTATAAACCTCATCATCAATGCGGCGAAGAGAGAGACACGTGGTCCAAAAGCAGCATCAGGAATCTACTTACCTCCAGTTAAGGGATTCATGGATGACCTCACTCTGACAGCAAAGACCCACATCCAAGCAAGGTGGATGCTTTCGGCCCTAGAAGAGGCAGCAACTTGGTCCAGAATGAGGTTCAAACCCAGAAAGTCCAGAGCACTTGTTATCAGGAAAGGCCAACCAACCAAGAAATTCAATCTGACAGTGCAAGGTGAGGACATGCCATCGATAATGGACAGCCCCATTAAATGCCTTGGGAAGTGGTATGATGCTACACTCCAAGATGGGAACAACATCAAGCGCATCAAGAACCAGCTCACTGAAGGGCTGAAGCAAATTGACAAAAGCGGACTACCTGGCAAATTCAAGGCCTGGTTATTCCAGAATGGACTTCTCACACGACTGATGTGGCCACTGATGCTTTATGAGGTGGCAACAACAGTGGTGGAAGGACTGGAGAGAACCATTAGTAGGCATTTGCGAAAGTGGCTTGGCGTACCACCCAGCTTCAGCAACATTGGACTCTTTGGACGATCAAATCAACTACAGCTCCCATTGAGTTCGTTAGTGGAGGAGTACAAGGTGGCAAAGGCCAGACTTGTCATGACGCTGAAGGATTCAAGGGATGACATGGTCCGAAGAGCAGGTGTTGAGACCAGGACGGGAAGAAAGTGGTCCGCTAGCCAGGCTGTAGCGCAAGCCGAGAGCCGCCTGCGACACAAAGACATTGTGGGAACAACGGCAGTGGGAACACAAGGTCTGGGCTCTGCGGAGACGAGGAGTTGGAAGAAGGCGGACAGTAGGACAAGGAGGGAGATGGTCCAGGCAGAGGTACGTCTGGCCGAAGAAGAAGATCGAGGCATAAGGGCAGTGGCAATGGGGTGCCAGGGTGCTTGGACAAAGTGGCAGACTACAGGAAAGAAGATGACATGGGCGGATATCTGGCGTAGCGAACCTCTGCGCATCAGTTTCCTGCTCAGGTCAGTCTACGACCTGCTACCTTCACCAGCAAACCTGCACAGATGGGGAAAACGTGACGACCCAACCTGCCCACTTTGCGGAAAGATAGGCACGCTAGAACATACACTATCATCTTGCCAGACAGCCCTTACACAAGGAAGATACAAGTGGAGACACGACAAGGTCCTCCAAGAACTGGCAGACATGGTGGAAAGGGAGAGGCGAAAGAAGAGGACTGTGAAAGAGACCAGAAAGATGCAGTTTGTAAAGGAAGGGGAAACCATCAAGAAGCAGCAGGCGCAAGCAGCATCGATCCTAGATCGTGCGCAGTCATGGGAGATGGCTGTTGACCTGAAACGCAGGCTGGTTTTCCCAAGTGTAGTCCAGACAACACAACGCCCCGACATGGTGATCTGGTCGGCAAAGGACAAGTGTCTGGTGATGGTTGAACTCACAGTTCCTTGGGAGTCGCGCTGTGATGAGGCGATGGAGagaaaaacagcaaaatatgctgATCTGCAGAGGGAATGCAAGGAGAAGGGGTGGCACACGTGGCTATTCCCAGTGGAGGTCGGCGTCCGAGGCTTTCCGTCAAAGTCTCTCTGGAGACTTTTCAATGCACTTGGCCTGACAGGAAGAGACAGAAAGCGAGCAGTCAACAGACTTGGGGATGCAGCGGAGAGAGCATCGAGATGGCTTTGGCTGAGGAGAGAAGAGAGGAGCTGGCAGCCGTCTACTGACACGTAG
- the LOC127832689 gene encoding uncharacterized protein LOC127832689 isoform X3: protein MGVRRCIQLRSLVTMVTMCLPFPLSLAKTVYTDRYGDCFHGGPIEVEEEYTIVSRGGDAYDTLNCEMTFKTQTNNRMCLSFKEVEIKRCDLSLNVYASDSSKGAPLSSVNCHSRDDPDLPQTVCSSSNYLTVKMRKQELSRDGYWFKLELKIHSKKGADVYVVGFSTVVGVIVGVIALVLIAAIVIVYCCCKHRELTISRKKSRTSCRTGLTDVPILEPSAPPIRDEPPAYHDIPPPYSASEGGSSPSAPVLPAPQGSNEYNMMPYPTSHIETECSAEINLKVQTDIH, encoded by the exons TGTACACAGATCGCTATGGTGACTGTTTCCATGGGGGACCAATAGAGGTGGAGGAGGAATATACCATTGTGTCCCGAGGCGGGGATGCTTATGACACTCTTAACTGTGAAATGACCTTCAAAACACAGACAAATAATAGAATGTGCCTGAGTTTTAAGGAGGTGGAGATAAAACGATGTGATTTAAGTCTCAACGTATACGCTTCAGATTCGTCAAAAGGAGCACCTTTG AGTTCGGTGAACTGCCATTCTCGTGATGACCCCGACCTTCCCCAGACGGTCTGTAGCTCGTCCAACTACCTCACAGTGAAGATGCGCAAGCAAGAGCTCTCGCGGGATGGATACTGGTTCAAACTGGAGCTCAAGATCCACTCTAAAA AAGGTGCGGACGTCTATGTCGTGGGTTTTTCCACAGTAGTTGGAGTCATAGtgggagttattgcccttgttcTCATTGCCGCCATTGTCATTGTGTACTGCTGCTGCAAGCACAGGGAGCTCacaatttcaagaaaaaaatcgCGCACATCATGCAGGACTGGACTGACAGATGTCCCAATTTTAGAGCCTTCAG CTCCCCCAATACGCGACGAACCCCCGGCCTACCATGACATTCCTCCACCCTACAGTGCCAGTGAGGGAGGGTCCTCCCCCAGCGCCCCTGTGTTGCCAGCGCCCCAGGGTAGTAATGAGTATAACATGATGCCATATCCAACATCACACATTGAAACAGAGTGCAGCGCTGAAATAAATTTAAAGGTACAG ACTGATATTCACTGA